One window from the genome of Rufibacter tibetensis encodes:
- the tenA gene encoding thiaminase II — MNWSNTAWQTGSPIYTQITQMPFIRELISGTLAPEKFTFYIAQDSLYLAGFGRALSLIAARAQHSAHALEFMRFAEGALMVEQALHAGYVQKLNIQPGVPLSPTCQHYTHYLLSQAALAPLEVAMAAVLPCFWIYKAVGDYIYAKEQLSDNPYQDWINTYAGEEFGQIVARAIRVCDEVAETCTPAQHQAMTEAYVTASKLEWMFWDSAYKLEEWPV, encoded by the coding sequence ATGAACTGGAGTAACACCGCCTGGCAGACAGGCAGCCCCATTTACACGCAGATCACCCAGATGCCGTTTATCCGGGAACTCATCAGCGGCACGCTGGCCCCTGAAAAGTTTACCTTCTACATCGCGCAGGACTCATTGTACCTGGCGGGCTTCGGGAGGGCCTTGTCGCTTATTGCGGCCCGGGCCCAGCACAGCGCCCATGCCCTGGAGTTCATGCGCTTCGCCGAAGGGGCCCTGATGGTAGAACAGGCGCTGCACGCGGGCTATGTCCAGAAGTTGAACATCCAACCCGGGGTTCCCCTCTCTCCTACCTGCCAGCACTACACGCATTACCTGCTCAGCCAGGCCGCGCTGGCGCCCCTGGAGGTGGCCATGGCAGCCGTACTCCCCTGCTTCTGGATTTACAAAGCCGTAGGCGACTACATCTACGCCAAGGAGCAGCTATCCGATAACCCGTACCAGGACTGGATCAACACCTACGCCGGCGAGGAATTCGGGCAGATTGTGGCCCGCGCCATCCGGGTCTGTGACGAAGTGGCCGAGACCTGTACCCCCGCCCAACACCAGGCCATGACCGAGGCCTACGTCACCGCCTCTAAACTGGAATGGATGTTCTGGGATAGTGCCTATAAGTTAGAAGAGTGGCCGGTGTAA